In one Lolium rigidum isolate FL_2022 chromosome 3, APGP_CSIRO_Lrig_0.1, whole genome shotgun sequence genomic region, the following are encoded:
- the LOC124696283 gene encoding E3 ubiquitin-protein ligase Os03g0188200-like has protein sequence MDRGQIALLLLPLLLLSAAQPSLAQQSNGTSSHRSRTAGGFTPTTAIILVVLIAALCLLTVFSLYINRCARAHPLPRRPSRRAAPDQSVGDNATAGGIRADQCRPNGLDREVVEAFPTAVYGDVKARMATTKSGPLECAVCLAEFADADELRILPACCHVFHPDCIDPWLAGAVTCPLCRADLTEPAAAGSADLTLTGRQEMAVQEEEPQEADEESSVVSFTAESLSSFSTVWRHEFAGAEYNHYRRTQSAMDAPDRHTLRLPEHVMKELAAVRRHRRAASLAAEYPDTVDQRTPGWLTSFLRSMSWQRQRRADSDAGEEQGGSNKRIYPVTGGAPSGSGSGGDEKKDSSDVDALNRV, from the coding sequence ATGGATCGCGGCCAGATCGCGCTGCTCCTCCTTCCGCTTCTGCTCTTATCGGCCGCGCAGCCATCTCTGGCTCAACAGAGCAACGGCACGAGCAGCCACCGCTCCAGAACCGCCGGCGGGTTCACGCCGACCACCGCCATCAtactcgtcgtcctcatcgccgcCTTGTGCCTCCTCACCGTCTTCTCCCTCTACATCAACCGCTGCGCCCGCGCACACCCTCTCCCGCGCCGGCCGTCCCGCCGCGCCGCGCCTGATCAGTCCGTCGGCGACAACGCCACCGCCGGCGGCATCCGCGCCGACCAGTGTCGCCCAAACGGCCTCGACAGGGAGGTCGTGGAGGCCTTCCCCACGGCCGTCTACGGCGACGTGAAGGCCCGCATGGCGACGACCAAGTCGGGCCCGCTGGAGTGCGCCGTCTGCCTCGCCGAGTTCGCGGACGCCGACGAGCTCCGCATCCTCCCGGCGTGCTGCCACGTCTTCCACCCGGACTGCATCGACCCGTGGCTCGCCGGCGCCGTCACCTGCCCGCTCTGCCGCGCCGATCTCaccgagcccgccgccgccgggagcgcCGACCTGACGCTGACGGGGCGGCAGGAGATGGCCGTGCAGGAGGAGGAGCCACAGGAGGCCGACGAGGAGTCCTCGGTGGTTTCTTTCACCGCTGAATCTCTCAGCAGCTTCAGCACAGTATGGAGACACGAGTTCGCCGGCGCCGAGTACAACCACTACCGGAGGACGCAGTCGGCCATGGACGCGCCCGACCGGCACACTCTCAGGCTGCCGGAGCACGTCATGAAGGAGCTCGCCGCCGTCCGGAGGCACCGGCGGGCGGCCAGCCTGGCCGCGGAGTACCCGGACACCGTGGATCAGAGGACGCCGGGGTGGCTCACATCCTTCTTGCGGTCCATGTCGTGGCAGCGGCAGCGTCGGGCAGACTCCGATGCCGGGGAGGAACAAGGCGGCAGCAACAAACGGATTTATCCGGTGACCGGCGGAGCGCCGAGCGGATCGGGATCCGGTGGGGACGAGAAGAAAGACAGCTCCGACGTTGACGCGTTAAACCGGGTTTGA